A portion of the Colius striatus isolate bColStr4 chromosome 1, bColStr4.1.hap1, whole genome shotgun sequence genome contains these proteins:
- the TRIOBP gene encoding TRIO and F-actin-binding protein isoform X1, which yields MSGPVEDVPCMNFEANIFAKGLCQHCFRAAGAHQHTTQEHAVEVVGRDAGSEVEPGGPWDALHILAPQCEVYVCVGPAEAAERWHENRGYPPLSPGAEGEHRETGTNPSACAEATSTFARDGEMTRLWDNTLGSGKWDMMNYVGLKEEVRPRALQADRPRWAQPVPSGSWVRAEAQGFRKEICPLKAERRPASQKPEESWPKHRKPDPPWAASPPRATGGSSPARYNPAGAGGHLVGSRSREPRGHPASSGGTDGRHVLERQEYTVLADLPKPKRLGQREAVDRYGSRTLSPGRVEVEKIFGCERRKSETLEAFQALEEGRVDRLDGKTPVPPSKGRPVQRQSSPSLPREGQRPSWHLEQRSRDPKEHLRSPSPARHPEKASRNWGDTPRSASPGRLLERGSRSPRSASPAHRSERKAGEPVSPPWRAEKSWRSRGEPSRTATLERGRATWQTGGTGPGPERKSRGDSLHPTGLGNSVLSRAGPPPRSLSPGRRPESGTWRSQKETSPPSPGRGAERQRAKSGEPLHLRGPGKPPECGWRSLREKLPPSHPGKGAGSDWRGRGKPLRPSSPTRPPEQDWRSRGNAQPGQAWEKDWKRQEKPVCHADLMRQLERDWKSPAKCLDVGLRPDDSWRRPESPAQRLEEDWKGLEHAQDTDNPEKPLENDLENKRLLVYHPQLGGGAFTPQGNISTSRSPQPHSNASEKHNKPDLLNFKKGWMSILDEPGEWKKHWFVLTDSSLRYYRDSNAEEADDLDGEIDLRSCTDVTEFAVQRNYGFQIHTKDAVFTLSAMTSGIRRNWIEALRKNVRPVSAPDVTKLSDCDKENSFHNCIPQKGSLRTEEQQRSGLGSEANSKGGHWKADGPRHAFDYVELSPLPQDPGNQGSLQRTRGSSRISERAPKQEELERDLAVRSEERRKWFESPDGRVPSSEGSVGDPPRKVGEQDLPTAPLSEEQRVRLNEEIEKKWLELERLPLKDSRRVPLTALLNQSKGGHGDSNEALKKEVQSLRAQLESCRARNESLREAARSQGDSHVPRGYISQEACERSLAEMESSHQQVMEELQRHHQRELERLRQEKERLLAEEAAATAAAIEALKKAHREEMNKEMCRTRSFQQCSSIPDALQKQHQLDMDSLKRELQVLSEQYSQKCLEIGELTQKAEERELTLQRCQQEGKELLRKNQELQTRLSDEIGKLRSFISSRGSGDRSPHNNERSSCELEVLLRVKENELSYLKKEVQCLREELQMMQKDKRFASGKYQDVYAELNHIKVRSEREIEQLKEHLRLAMAALQEKEALHNSGGE from the exons ATGTCTGGTCCAGTAGAGGATGTGCCCTGCATGAACTTTGAAGCCAACATATTTGCAAAGGGCCTGTGCCAGCACTGTTTTAGAGCAGCAGGGGCTCACCAGCACACTACCCAG GAGCATGCTGTGGAGGTGGTGGGGCGCGATGCCGGCAGCGAGGTGGAGCCCGGTGGGCCCTGGGACGCCCTCCACATTTTAGCCCCACAGTGCGAGGTGTATGTGTGCGTGGGCCcggcagaggcagcagagcg CTGGCACGAAAACAGGGGATATCCCCCACTCAGCCCCGGAGCTGAGGGTGAGCACAGAGAAACCGGCACCAACCCCAGCGCCTGTGCTGAAGCCACCTCCACGTTTGCCAGG GACGGGGAAATGACCCGACTGTGGGACAACACTTTGGGATCAGGCAAATGGGACATGATGAACTACGTGGGCCTCAAGGAGGAGGTGCGGCCACGAGCCCTGCAGGCAGACAGGCCCAGGTGGGCTCAGCCCGTTCCCTCTGGATCCTGGGTGAGAGCTGAGGCCCAGGGCTTTAGGAAAGAGATCTGCCCACTGAAAGCAG AGCGCCGGCCCGCCAGCCAGAAGCCCGAGGAGAGCTGGCCGAAGCACCGCAAACCcgaccctccctgggcagcctcccCGCCGCGTGCCACTGGCGGCTCCTCGCCGGCCCGTTACAACCCAGCGGGCGCCGGCGGGCACCTTGTGGGCTCCCGAAGCCGGGAGCCCCGTGGGCACCCCGCCAGCAGCGGGGGCACGGACGGGCGGCACGTGCTGGAGAGGCAGGAGTACACGGTGCTGGCAGACCTGCCCAAGCCCAAGCGTCTCGGCCAGCGGGAAGCTGTTGACCGCTACGGCTCCCGCACGCTCAGCCCCGGCCGGGTGGAGGTGGAGAAGATATTTGGCTGTGAACGCAG GAAGTCAGAGACCCTGGAGGCCTTCCAAGCCCTGGAGGAGGGCCGCGTGGATCGGCTTGATGGCAAGACTCCGGTGCCACCCAGCAAAGGCCGCCCAGTTCAGAGGCAgtccagccccagcctgcccagagag GGTCAGCGTCCCTCCTGGCACCTCGAGCAGCGCAGCAGAGACCCCAAGGAGCACTTGCGTTCCCCCAGCCCGGCTCGACACCCTGAGAAGGCCAGCAGGAACTGGGGGGACACCCCACGCTCCGCCagccctgggaggctgctggagaggggcAGCCGGAGCCCACGCTCCGCAAGCCCAGCTCACCGCTcggagaggaaggcaggagagCCCGTGAGCCCTCCCTGGCGAGCGGAGAAAAGCTGGAGGAGCCGAGGGGAGCCCAGCCGCACCGCGACCTTAGAGAGGGGCCGAGCCACCTGGCAGACCGGTGGCACAGGCCCAGGCCCGGAGCGGAAGAGCCGAGGGGACTCCCTGCACCCCACGGGCCTTGGGAACAGTGTGCTAAGCCGAGCAGGGCCGCCGCCACGGTCCCTCAGTCCCGGGAGACGTCCGGAGAGCGGCACGTGGAGAAGCCAAAAGGAGacctcccctcccagcccagggCGGGGGGCAGAGAGGCAGCGGGCGAAGTCGGGGGAGCCACTGCACCTCAGGGGGCCCGGCAAGCCACCCGAATGTGGCTGGCGGAGCCTCCGGGAAAAGCTGCCGCCCTCCCACCCCGGGAAGGGTGCCGGTAGTGACTGGAGAGGCCGAGGGAAGCCCCTGCGTCCCTCAAGCCCAACGCGACCGCCGGAGCAGGACTGGAGGAGTCGGGGCAATGCCCAACCCGGACAGGCTTGGGAGAAGGACTGGAAGCGCCAAGAGAAGCCCGTGTGCCATGCAGACTTGATGCGCCAGCTGGAAAGGGACTGGAAAAGCCCTGCTAAATGTTTGGATGTTGGACTACGGCCCGATGACAGCTGGAGAAGGCCTGAGAGTCCAGCACAGCGGCTGGAGGAAGACTGGAAGGGCCTTGAGCACGCCCAAGACACAGACAACCCAGAGAAGCCATTGGAAAATGACTTGGAGAACAAGAGGCTTCTCGTTTACCAT CCCCAGCTGGGTGGAGGTGCCTTCACACCGCAGGGCAACATCAGCACCTCACGAAGCCCGCAGCCACATTCGAATGCCAGTGAGAAGCACAACAAG CCAGATCTCCTCAATTTCAAGAAGGGATGGATGTCCATCCTGGACGAGCCAGGAGAG TGGAAGAAGCATTGGTTTGTGCTGACCGACTCGAGCCTGAGGTATTACCGGGATTCAAACGCAGAGGAG GCCGATGACCTCGATGGAGAAATCGACCTCCGCTCCTGCACAGATGTGACGGAGTTCGCAGTGCAGCGCAACTATGGCTTCCAGATCCAC ACGAAGGATGCCGTCTTCACCCTGTCAGCGATGACCTCAGGCATCCGACGCAACTGGATCGAGGCCCTGAGGAAAAACGTGCGCCCAGTCAGCGCTCCGGATGTTACCAA GCTCTCTGACTGTGATAAGGAGAACTCCTTCCACAACTGCATCCCCCAGAAGGGCTCACTGCgaacagaggagcagcagcgcTCGGGTTTGGGCTCCGAGGCCAACTCCAAGGGCGGTCACTGGAAGGCGGATGGGCCGCGCCATGCCTTTGACTATGTGGAGCTGTCTCCCTTGCCGCAGGACCCTGGGAATCAAGGGTCCCTGCAGAGGACGAGAGGGAGCTCGAGGATCTCTGAGCGAGCTCccaagcaggaggagctggagcggGATCTGGCCGTCCGTTCGGAGGAGAGGCGGAAATGGTTTGAGAGCCCTGACGGCAGGGTTCCCAGCAGCGAGGGCTCAGTGGGAGACCCTCCCCGCAAGGTGGGGGAGCAGGacctccccacagccccgctTTCGGAGGAGCAGCGCGTCCGGCTGAACGAGGAGATAGAGAAGAAGTGGCTGGAGCTGGAACGCCTGCCCTTGAAGGACTCACGGCGGGTGCCCTTGACAGCACTGCTGAACCAGAGCAAGGGAGGCCATGGAGATAGCAACGAGGCACTGAAAAAGGAG GTCCAGTCACTGCGGGCGCAGCTGGAGTCATGCCGAGCCCGAAACGAGAGCCTTCGGGAGGCGGCGAGATCCCAGGGAGACAGCCACGTGCCCCGGGGGTACATCTCACAG GAGGCCTGCGAGCGCAGCCTGGCCGAGATGGAGTCATCCCACCAGCAAGTGATGGAGGAGCTCCAGAGGCACCACCAGCGGGAGCTGGAGCGCTTGCGGCAGGAGAAGGAGCGGCTCCTGGCAGAGGAGGCGGCGGCCACGGCAGCAG CCATCGAGGCACTGAAGAAAGCCCACCGGGAGGAGATGAATAAGGAGATGTGCAGGACACGAAGCTTCCAGCAATGTAGCTCCATCCCAGATGCCCTCCAGAAGCAGCACCA GTTGGACATGGATTCCCTGAAGCGGGAGCTGCAGGTGCTTTCTGAGCAGTATTCCCAAAAGTGCCTGGAAATCGGGGAGCTCACCCAGAAGGCAGAGGAGCGGGAACTGACGCTGCAGCGCTGCcagcaggaggggaaggagctCCTCCGGAAAAACCAG gagctgcagaccCGCCTGTCAGACGAGATCGGGAAGCTGCGCAGCTTCATTTCGTCGCGGGGCTCTGGGGACCGCTCTCCGCACAACAACGAGCGGAGCTCCTGTGAGCTGGAG GTGCTGCTGCGGGTGAAGGAGAATGAGCTTTCTTACCTAAAGAAAGAGGTGCAGTGCCTCCGGGAGGAGCTGCAGATGATGCAAAAG GATAAGAGATTTGCCTCAGGGAAATACCAGGACGTGTATGCAGAGCTGAATCACATCAAGGTGCGCTCGGAGCGGGAGAtcgagcagctgaaggagcacCTGCGCTTGGCCATGGCGGCTCTGCAGGAGAAGGAGGCGCTGCACAACAGCGGCGGTGAATAA
- the TRIOBP gene encoding TRIO and F-actin-binding protein isoform X2: MSGPVEDVPCMNFEANIFAKGLCQHCFRAAGAHQHTTQEHAVEVVGRDAGSEVEPGGPWDALHILAPQCEVYVCVGPAEAAERWHENRGYPPLSPGAEGEHRETGTNPSACAEATSTFARDGEMTRLWDNTLGSGKWDMMNYVGLKEEVRPRALQADRPRWAQPVPSGSWVRAEAQGFRKEICPLKAERRPASQKPEESWPKHRKPDPPWAASPPRATGGSSPARYNPAGAGGHLVGSRSREPRGHPASSGGTDGRHVLERQEYTVLADLPKPKRLGQREAVDRYGSRTLSPGRVEVEKIFGCERRKSETLEAFQALEEGRVDRLDGKTPVPPSKGRPVQRQSSPSLPREGQRPSWHLEQRSRDPKEHLRSPSPARHPEKASRNWGDTPRSASPGRLLERGSRSPRSASPAHRSERKAGEPVSPPWRAEKSWRSRGEPSRTATLERGRATWQTGGTGPGPERKSRGDSLHPTGLGNSVLSRAGPPPRSLSPGRRPESGTWRSQKETSPPSPGRGAERQRAKSGEPLHLRGPGKPPECGWRSLREKLPPSHPGKGAGSDWRGRGKPLRPSSPTRPPEQDWRSRGNAQPGQAWEKDWKRQEKPVCHADLMRQLERDWKSPAKCLDVGLRPDDSWRRPESPAQRLEEDWKGLEHAQDTDNPEKPLENDLENKRLLVYHPDLLNFKKGWMSILDEPGEWKKHWFVLTDSSLRYYRDSNAEEADDLDGEIDLRSCTDVTEFAVQRNYGFQIHTKDAVFTLSAMTSGIRRNWIEALRKNVRPVSAPDVTKLSDCDKENSFHNCIPQKGSLRTEEQQRSGLGSEANSKGGHWKADGPRHAFDYVELSPLPQDPGNQGSLQRTRGSSRISERAPKQEELERDLAVRSEERRKWFESPDGRVPSSEGSVGDPPRKVGEQDLPTAPLSEEQRVRLNEEIEKKWLELERLPLKDSRRVPLTALLNQSKGGHGDSNEALKKEVQSLRAQLESCRARNESLREAARSQGDSHVPRGYISQEACERSLAEMESSHQQVMEELQRHHQRELERLRQEKERLLAEEAAATAAAIEALKKAHREEMNKEMCRTRSFQQCSSIPDALQKQHQLDMDSLKRELQVLSEQYSQKCLEIGELTQKAEERELTLQRCQQEGKELLRKNQELQTRLSDEIGKLRSFISSRGSGDRSPHNNERSSCELEVLLRVKENELSYLKKEVQCLREELQMMQKDKRFASGKYQDVYAELNHIKVRSEREIEQLKEHLRLAMAALQEKEALHNSGGE, encoded by the exons ATGTCTGGTCCAGTAGAGGATGTGCCCTGCATGAACTTTGAAGCCAACATATTTGCAAAGGGCCTGTGCCAGCACTGTTTTAGAGCAGCAGGGGCTCACCAGCACACTACCCAG GAGCATGCTGTGGAGGTGGTGGGGCGCGATGCCGGCAGCGAGGTGGAGCCCGGTGGGCCCTGGGACGCCCTCCACATTTTAGCCCCACAGTGCGAGGTGTATGTGTGCGTGGGCCcggcagaggcagcagagcg CTGGCACGAAAACAGGGGATATCCCCCACTCAGCCCCGGAGCTGAGGGTGAGCACAGAGAAACCGGCACCAACCCCAGCGCCTGTGCTGAAGCCACCTCCACGTTTGCCAGG GACGGGGAAATGACCCGACTGTGGGACAACACTTTGGGATCAGGCAAATGGGACATGATGAACTACGTGGGCCTCAAGGAGGAGGTGCGGCCACGAGCCCTGCAGGCAGACAGGCCCAGGTGGGCTCAGCCCGTTCCCTCTGGATCCTGGGTGAGAGCTGAGGCCCAGGGCTTTAGGAAAGAGATCTGCCCACTGAAAGCAG AGCGCCGGCCCGCCAGCCAGAAGCCCGAGGAGAGCTGGCCGAAGCACCGCAAACCcgaccctccctgggcagcctcccCGCCGCGTGCCACTGGCGGCTCCTCGCCGGCCCGTTACAACCCAGCGGGCGCCGGCGGGCACCTTGTGGGCTCCCGAAGCCGGGAGCCCCGTGGGCACCCCGCCAGCAGCGGGGGCACGGACGGGCGGCACGTGCTGGAGAGGCAGGAGTACACGGTGCTGGCAGACCTGCCCAAGCCCAAGCGTCTCGGCCAGCGGGAAGCTGTTGACCGCTACGGCTCCCGCACGCTCAGCCCCGGCCGGGTGGAGGTGGAGAAGATATTTGGCTGTGAACGCAG GAAGTCAGAGACCCTGGAGGCCTTCCAAGCCCTGGAGGAGGGCCGCGTGGATCGGCTTGATGGCAAGACTCCGGTGCCACCCAGCAAAGGCCGCCCAGTTCAGAGGCAgtccagccccagcctgcccagagag GGTCAGCGTCCCTCCTGGCACCTCGAGCAGCGCAGCAGAGACCCCAAGGAGCACTTGCGTTCCCCCAGCCCGGCTCGACACCCTGAGAAGGCCAGCAGGAACTGGGGGGACACCCCACGCTCCGCCagccctgggaggctgctggagaggggcAGCCGGAGCCCACGCTCCGCAAGCCCAGCTCACCGCTcggagaggaaggcaggagagCCCGTGAGCCCTCCCTGGCGAGCGGAGAAAAGCTGGAGGAGCCGAGGGGAGCCCAGCCGCACCGCGACCTTAGAGAGGGGCCGAGCCACCTGGCAGACCGGTGGCACAGGCCCAGGCCCGGAGCGGAAGAGCCGAGGGGACTCCCTGCACCCCACGGGCCTTGGGAACAGTGTGCTAAGCCGAGCAGGGCCGCCGCCACGGTCCCTCAGTCCCGGGAGACGTCCGGAGAGCGGCACGTGGAGAAGCCAAAAGGAGacctcccctcccagcccagggCGGGGGGCAGAGAGGCAGCGGGCGAAGTCGGGGGAGCCACTGCACCTCAGGGGGCCCGGCAAGCCACCCGAATGTGGCTGGCGGAGCCTCCGGGAAAAGCTGCCGCCCTCCCACCCCGGGAAGGGTGCCGGTAGTGACTGGAGAGGCCGAGGGAAGCCCCTGCGTCCCTCAAGCCCAACGCGACCGCCGGAGCAGGACTGGAGGAGTCGGGGCAATGCCCAACCCGGACAGGCTTGGGAGAAGGACTGGAAGCGCCAAGAGAAGCCCGTGTGCCATGCAGACTTGATGCGCCAGCTGGAAAGGGACTGGAAAAGCCCTGCTAAATGTTTGGATGTTGGACTACGGCCCGATGACAGCTGGAGAAGGCCTGAGAGTCCAGCACAGCGGCTGGAGGAAGACTGGAAGGGCCTTGAGCACGCCCAAGACACAGACAACCCAGAGAAGCCATTGGAAAATGACTTGGAGAACAAGAGGCTTCTCGTTTACCAT CCAGATCTCCTCAATTTCAAGAAGGGATGGATGTCCATCCTGGACGAGCCAGGAGAG TGGAAGAAGCATTGGTTTGTGCTGACCGACTCGAGCCTGAGGTATTACCGGGATTCAAACGCAGAGGAG GCCGATGACCTCGATGGAGAAATCGACCTCCGCTCCTGCACAGATGTGACGGAGTTCGCAGTGCAGCGCAACTATGGCTTCCAGATCCAC ACGAAGGATGCCGTCTTCACCCTGTCAGCGATGACCTCAGGCATCCGACGCAACTGGATCGAGGCCCTGAGGAAAAACGTGCGCCCAGTCAGCGCTCCGGATGTTACCAA GCTCTCTGACTGTGATAAGGAGAACTCCTTCCACAACTGCATCCCCCAGAAGGGCTCACTGCgaacagaggagcagcagcgcTCGGGTTTGGGCTCCGAGGCCAACTCCAAGGGCGGTCACTGGAAGGCGGATGGGCCGCGCCATGCCTTTGACTATGTGGAGCTGTCTCCCTTGCCGCAGGACCCTGGGAATCAAGGGTCCCTGCAGAGGACGAGAGGGAGCTCGAGGATCTCTGAGCGAGCTCccaagcaggaggagctggagcggGATCTGGCCGTCCGTTCGGAGGAGAGGCGGAAATGGTTTGAGAGCCCTGACGGCAGGGTTCCCAGCAGCGAGGGCTCAGTGGGAGACCCTCCCCGCAAGGTGGGGGAGCAGGacctccccacagccccgctTTCGGAGGAGCAGCGCGTCCGGCTGAACGAGGAGATAGAGAAGAAGTGGCTGGAGCTGGAACGCCTGCCCTTGAAGGACTCACGGCGGGTGCCCTTGACAGCACTGCTGAACCAGAGCAAGGGAGGCCATGGAGATAGCAACGAGGCACTGAAAAAGGAG GTCCAGTCACTGCGGGCGCAGCTGGAGTCATGCCGAGCCCGAAACGAGAGCCTTCGGGAGGCGGCGAGATCCCAGGGAGACAGCCACGTGCCCCGGGGGTACATCTCACAG GAGGCCTGCGAGCGCAGCCTGGCCGAGATGGAGTCATCCCACCAGCAAGTGATGGAGGAGCTCCAGAGGCACCACCAGCGGGAGCTGGAGCGCTTGCGGCAGGAGAAGGAGCGGCTCCTGGCAGAGGAGGCGGCGGCCACGGCAGCAG CCATCGAGGCACTGAAGAAAGCCCACCGGGAGGAGATGAATAAGGAGATGTGCAGGACACGAAGCTTCCAGCAATGTAGCTCCATCCCAGATGCCCTCCAGAAGCAGCACCA GTTGGACATGGATTCCCTGAAGCGGGAGCTGCAGGTGCTTTCTGAGCAGTATTCCCAAAAGTGCCTGGAAATCGGGGAGCTCACCCAGAAGGCAGAGGAGCGGGAACTGACGCTGCAGCGCTGCcagcaggaggggaaggagctCCTCCGGAAAAACCAG gagctgcagaccCGCCTGTCAGACGAGATCGGGAAGCTGCGCAGCTTCATTTCGTCGCGGGGCTCTGGGGACCGCTCTCCGCACAACAACGAGCGGAGCTCCTGTGAGCTGGAG GTGCTGCTGCGGGTGAAGGAGAATGAGCTTTCTTACCTAAAGAAAGAGGTGCAGTGCCTCCGGGAGGAGCTGCAGATGATGCAAAAG GATAAGAGATTTGCCTCAGGGAAATACCAGGACGTGTATGCAGAGCTGAATCACATCAAGGTGCGCTCGGAGCGGGAGAtcgagcagctgaaggagcacCTGCGCTTGGCCATGGCGGCTCTGCAGGAGAAGGAGGCGCTGCACAACAGCGGCGGTGAATAA